A part of Neodiprion pinetum isolate iyNeoPine1 chromosome 4, iyNeoPine1.2, whole genome shotgun sequence genomic DNA contains:
- the LOC124217380 gene encoding golgin subfamily A member 4 isoform X2 → MFKKFKDKLAEEMKQSPSRLQAGMQQLAQAVISPAASNNLIQDLPTSVDDLNLTAKEAETVPNNLATSQFQSIDLQSSNSMERSRRSSFSSVTSENFFPTYESPGNLYHLQSDMEQSASEFEDGSSPLSDLMVKEQVFAKYNKLRTKYTKYRAVYRELYKENMKMKSVLVETQDKALRRIANLKEQCQLEQEAKAHLEEALRNDIEEKDHLINTLNTKIKLLQSNETSGESLSTSEAEMHSEKSNFDLLTESITMPTNANDSLISENASLKERIKKFETLLAKCNESLKRNKEKIAQLTENRDILERDLNILRNTNEERRDMLESEIYKAKHEILSLNEQIEVLKKREEDSALSLAENKLFIHRELEVKEEQNKRLEQELKKITEYKDILAEAVVNYDREFRQFGAVINDRNVEPDKKLTQLKDLFTSKSDAVKLVQQDVKQKFRGAEQEMRSKHDKEMNPIIENSTPVRQGVNETEEISRSSDDIEIQNAQLLGLTTELKSCKSTINDLKEMLREVTMDGEQVKKEKECLIANILHYKKTLCKLKQDCNSIKVEAQKNYSEQETMIHSVSKEFSKIYQSAHTAAKKEETKALQEEYDTASSVELKTIINDNNALRKKCEQLMEQNEEMLTKVNDFDGVNSKNIKLISEIDELNFKMRDIAELQEAQDKMQQEMESLRSKMPFSNNTANNNEHFSNEVALLKEKLNNYDALTQDNTALKQQLVDMKNELAAALNNMEVLKSTHVKNLDLGVENFSKNCEVYESTITNLTSKFTEQTRQLEKLHEELRKQKDNFRDLSDKLEVRNSEFKEANETSVKQVLELKNLNEKHKMQCDEIEALRERDTEILRQLDETVKVRQDMVTKFNEIESCKNNIIDAKTKEFEELKLKYERLLIDLESSEETKTESVIMKTDEIAALTRDKVELVKEIDQLNSQNEEISILRSANATQQQELETLKINYMELTEQNKELKEEQNNLLKTISRLELSENKLKQQNDELQVNISKLENDLKCLQEKLDSEMHNINESKLLLQIELQDAKSKIQNTQLQNAELCNTVAALQLKENSQAALKGELDTSNKLLTSQVKDLQSQLHEFENLRRANVELEKVIENYNSQIQILNVVKTENVELQKEIAQLNGQMKRLSDFEVENRNLNIQIENLKSSISEREICKSENQQLHRELEISHKAKDETSKEVQDLLKENEKLNSQVENLQSSLNQKDAELDSTESKNAELLCKLETINSDQLKSLEDKSKTISELENRAKDFENKFIEHQKEVEAFKIINEDLTDQLIKINANHSKILKNETEKNIKLEKAASEFENTAATYQLEVEALKMMNHELNDKLKKINSDHSKTLETTTLKISELEKTVNDFEIKFVKEQQEVQALETLNKKLHNQLEKINADHSKDLENNLKTITELEKAVKDVENKLIGRREEVEALETANKDLREQLLSISQNKNADEVLTMNCNRLQDENKKLQTRVDEAVLLYETKESQIQMLTNELKQQTEMMSEKFKTNEEEQLMRIKQLVKEFQAQIHDKDDQIQAALEKRFERQQNYESELIQQYKEQLKDFQVELTAKSEQIENLIVDNKETIQAYKDQIEELTQTIDEVKKEHTNELQNIERNWKSVLQQRTDQLESKHMDEVNELTKEWSNERKELESTSHVAMATIQSNTGSLHSLQQTLISQKRELAELRKLLRIRNDSLEGSTEIEYLRNILFEYMMGRETLVLTRVISAVVKFDQEQTSKVLKKEEDKLTLLGSLGLL, encoded by the exons atgttcaaaaaatttaaggaCAAATTGGCCGAAGAAATGAAACAATCTCCGTCCCGGCTGCAAGCTGGCATGCAACAACTCGCCCAG gcCGTTATTTCTCCAGCCGCCTCCAACAATCTCATTCAAGACCTACCAACATCGGTTGATGACCTGAATTTAACCGCAAAAGAAGCTG AAACGGTCCCTAACAATTTGGCGACAAGTCAATTTCAAAGCATAGATTTACAGTCTTCAAATTCGATGGAACGCTCGCGGCGATCATCCTTCAGTAGTGTAACtagtgagaattttttccccaCGTATGAAAGCCCAGGAAACTTGTATCACCTAcag TCAGACATGGAACAGTCAGCGAGCGAATTTGAGGACGGTTCGTCACCACTGAGTGACCTCATGGTGAAAGAACAAGTATTTGCCAAATACAACAAACTGAGGACCAAATACACAAAATATCGTGCAGTCTATCGAGAGCTGTACAAAGAGAATATGAAGATGAAATCAGTTCTAGTAGAGACACAGGATAAAGCATTGAGGCGAATAGCTAATCTCAAGGAACAATGCCAGCTTGAACAGGAGGCCAAAGCGCACCTGGAAGAAGCTTTGAGAAACGATATAGAAGAAAAGGATCATCTCATAAACACCCTGAACACAAAA ATTAAACTGTTGCAGAGCAACGAAACAAGCGGTGAATCTTTATCAACTTCAGAAGCTGAAATGCACAGTGAAAAAAGTAACTTTGATCTCCTTACTGAATCAATAACTATGCCAACAAATGCAAATGATAGTTTGATATCTGAGAATGCATCGTTAAAAGAGAGgataaagaaatttgaaaccctACTTGCCAAGTGCAACGAGTCTCtcaaaagaaacaaagagaAAATTGCTCAGCTGACGGAAAATCGAGATATATTGGAAAGGGATTTGAACATATTGAGAAATACCAATGAGGAACGAAGGGATATGCTTGAAAGCGAAATATACAAGGCTAAACACGAGATATTGTCGCTGAATGAACAGATCGAAGTGCTTAAGAAACGGGAAGAAGATTCAGCTCTTTCTTTGGCTGAAAATAAGTTATTTATACACAGGGAACTCGAAGTAAAGGAAGAGCAGAATAAACGGTTGGAacaagaattgaaaaagatCACAGAGTACAAAGATATTCTTGCCGAAGCCGTTGTCAATTATGATCGCGAATTCAGACAGTTTGGCGCAGTtataaatgatcgaaatgtGGAACCTGATAAGAAATTAACTCAGCTCAAAGATTTATTCACGAGTAAATCTGATGCTGTAAAACTTGTACAGCAAGATGTTAAGCAAAAGTTCAGGGGGGCTGAGCAAGAAATGAGGTCTAAACATGACAAGGAAATGAATCCTATTATAGAGAATTCAACCCCTGTTCGACAAGGTGTAAATGAAACTGAGGAGATTAGTAGATCAAGCGACGacattgaaattcaaaatgcaCAACTTTTGGGACTAACAACAGAACTGAAATCGTGTAAATCAACAATAAATGATCTGAAAGAAATGCTTCGAGAGGTGACAATGGATGGGGAGCAagttaagaaagaaaaagaatgcCTGATTGCCAATATATTGCATTATAAAAAAACTCTTTGTAAACTAAAGCAAGATTGCAACTCCATAAAGGTTGAAGCACAAAAGAATTATTCTGAACAAGAAACGATGATACACTCAGTCagcaaagaattttcaaaaatatatcaatCTGCTCACACAGCTGCAAAAAAAGAGGAGACAAAAGCTTTGCAAGAAGAGTATGATACAGCATCGAGTGTAGAACTGAAAACGATTATAAACGACAATAACGCGCTGAGAAAAAAGTGCGAGCAGCTGATGGAGCAGAATGAGGAAATGTTGACCAAAGTAAATGATTTTGATggtgtaaattcgaaaaatattaaacttaTCTCCGAAATTGATGAACTTAATTTCAAAATGCGAGATATCGCAGAGCTACAAGAAGCTCAAGACAAAATGCAACAAGAAATGGAAAGTTTGAGGAGTAAAATGCCGTTTAGTAACAATACTGCGAATAATAATGAGCACTTTTCCAATGAAGTTGCTTTATTaaaggaaaaattaaataattacgaTGCTCTGACTCAAGACAACACAGCTTTGAAACAGCAATTGGttgatatgaaaaatgaattagcTGCAGCTTTGAATAACATGGAAGTATTAAAGTCCACACATGTAAAAAACTTGGATCTAGGCGTGGAAAATTTCTCTAAAAACTGCGAAGTCTATGAGAGTACAATAACAAATCTGACGAGTAAATTTACAGAGCAGACTCGGCAGCTTGAAAAGTTGCACGAAGAATTGAGAAAGCAAAAAGATAACTTCCGCGATTTAAGCGATAAATTAGAGGTTCGAAATTCAGAGTTCAAAGAGGCCAACGAGACATCTGTAAAACAGGTTCTGGAACTAAAAAACTTGAATGAAAAGCACAAAATGCAGTGCGATGAGATTGAGGCCCTTCGAGAAAGGGACACAGAGATACTGAGACAGCTGGATGAAACTGTTAAAGTTAGACAAGACATGGTTActaaatttaacgaaattgaATCGTGCAAGAATAACATTATTGATGCAAAAACCAAGGAATTTGAAGAGCTTAAATTGAAATACGAAAGATTGCTAATAGATTTAGAATCGTCTGAGGAAACGAAAACCGAATCTGTGATTATGAAAACAGACGAAATTGCAGCCTTGACTAGAGATAAAGTAGAATTGGTCaaagaaattgatcaattgaaTAGCCAAAATGAAGAAATCTCGATTCTTAGAAGTGCTAATGCCACTCAGCAGCAGGAATtggaaacattgaaaataaactaCATGGAACTAACTGAACAGAACAAAGAATTAAAAGAGGAACaaaacaatttattaaaaacaatCTCTAGATTGGAACTCtccgaaaataaattgaagcAGCAAAATGACGAGTTGCAAGTTAACATTTCAAAATTAGAGAATGATCTCAAATGCCTACAAGAAAAACTTGATTCAGAGATGCATAATAtcaatgaaagtaaattgCTGTTACAGATAGAATTACAAGATgctaaatcaaaaattcaaaacactCAGTTACAGAATGCGGAATTATGTAATACAGTTGCTGCACTtcaattaaaagaaaattcacaGGCAGCTCTGAAAGGCGAACTTGACACAAGTAATAAATTGTTGACTTCTCAAGTAAAAGATTTACAGTCCCAATTACATGAGTTTGAAAATCTACGACGAGCAAACGTTGAACTAGAGAAGgtaatagaaaattataactCACAAATTCAAATACTCAATGTtgtaaaaacagaaaatgtCGAACTCCAGAAAGAAATTGCACAACTGAATGGACAGATGAAAAGGTTATCAGATTTTGAGGTGGAAAACCGGAATTTGAACATCCAAATTGAAAACTTAAAATCTAGCATATCTGAACGGGAGATTTGCAAGTCAGAGAACCAGCAATTGCATAGAGAATTGGAGATTTCACACAAAGCAAAAGATGAAACTTCGAAGGAGGTCCAAGATTTATtaaaagagaatgaaaagttaAATTCACAGGTCGAAAATTTACAATCCTCACTAAATCAAAAAGATGCAGAGTTGGATTCAACGGAAAGCAAAAACGCAGAGCTGCTGTGTAAACTGGAAACAATAAACTCCGATCAACTAAAGAGCTTGGAAGATAAATCGAAAACAATTagtgaattagaaaatagggctaaggattttgaaaacaagTTCATCGAACATCAAAAAGAAGTTGAAGCGttcaaaattatcaatgaAGATCTTACGGatcaattgataaaaataaatgccAATCATTctaagattttgaaaaatgaaacagaaaaaaatatcaagctAGAGAAAGCTGCAAGCGAATTTGAGAATACGGCTGCCACATATCAGCTAGAAGTTGAAGCATTGAAAATGATGAACCACGAACTAAATGATAagttaaagaaaataaattctgatcaTTCCAAGACTTTGGAAACCACGACGTTAAAAATATCCGAACTGGAAAAGACAGTGAATgactttgaaataaaattcgtcAAGGAACAGCAAGAAGTACAGGCATTAGAAACATTAAACAAAAAGCTACATAATCAACTGGAGAAAATAAATGCCGATCATTCGAAGGATTTAGAGAATAACTTGAAAACAATTACCGAACTAGAGAAAGCGGTCAAAGATGTTGAGAACAAATTAATAGGTCGACGAGAAGAAGTGGAGGCACTGGAAACTGCAAATAAAGATTTGAGGGAACAACTGTTGAGTATTAGCCAAAATAAAAATGCCGATGAAGTTTTAACAATGAATTGCAATAGATTacaggatgaaaataaaaaactgcaAACTCGGGTGGACGAGGCGGTCTTACTGTATGAAACCAAAGAGTCCCAAATACAAATGTTAACCAACGAATTGAAACAGCAGACAGAAATGATGTCAGAAAAGTTCAAAACAAATGAAGAAGAACAGTTAATGAGGATAAAACAACTGGTCAAAGAATTCCAAGCACAAATACACGATAAGGACGATCAGATTCAAGCGGCATTGGAGAAACGTTTTG AGCGCCAGCAAAATTATGAATCTGAATTGATTCAACAATACAAGGAACAACTCAAGGACTTTCAGGTTGAGCTTACAGCGAAGTctgaacaaattgaaaatctaatTGTGGATAACAAGGAAACGATCCAGGCTTACAAGGACCAGATAGAGGAACTTACTCAAACAATAGACGAAGTTAAGAAGGAGCACACTAATGAGCTACAGAACATCGAACGAAATTGGAAAAGTGTATTACAACAAAGGACCGATCAGCTCGAGAGTAAGCACATGGATGAAGTTAACGAACTGACAAAAGAATGGTCTAATGAAAGAAAG GAGTTGGAGAGCACGTCGCACGTTGCAATGGCTACCATACAATCCAATACGGGATCCCTTCACTCGTTGCAACAAACGTTAATATCGCAAAAGCGGGAGCTTGCGGAGCTTCGCAAATTGTTGAGGATACGAAATGACAGTTTGGAAGGATCTACGGAAATCGAATACCTCAGAAATATTCTTTTCGAGTATATGATGGGGAGGGAAACTCTAGTTCTCACGAGAGTGATATCTGCCGTTGTTAAGTTCGACCAGGAGCAGACTTCAAAAGTACTTAAAAAGGAAGAAGACAAATTGACATTG CTCGGTTCGCTTGGTTTGTTATAA